In Streptomyces sp. NBC_00091, the following proteins share a genomic window:
- the uraD gene encoding 2-oxo-4-hydroxy-4-carboxy-5-ureidoimidazoline decarboxylase, producing MTSSPTPGLTRFNALDDSAATAELHEVCASSAWGSKLLAQRPFDTVESLFAANESAMAELTAEDLGEAMGGHAPIGRPKPGDPTSAREQRGMAGASEELKNELLELNLAYQEKFGHVFLICATGATGEFMRDAVKVRIENSPEQEREIARGELVKINRIRLTRLVELEEGA from the coding sequence GTGACTTCGAGTCCGACCCCGGGTCTCACCCGGTTCAACGCCTTGGACGACAGCGCGGCCACGGCCGAGCTGCACGAGGTGTGCGCCAGTTCGGCGTGGGGGAGCAAGCTGCTCGCCCAGCGCCCCTTCGACACCGTCGAGTCCCTGTTCGCCGCCAACGAGTCCGCCATGGCGGAACTCACCGCGGAGGACCTGGGCGAGGCGATGGGAGGCCACGCGCCGATCGGCCGGCCGAAGCCGGGAGACCCGACCTCCGCCCGCGAGCAGCGTGGCATGGCCGGTGCCTCGGAGGAGCTCAAGAACGAGCTCCTCGAACTGAACCTGGCGTACCAGGAGAAGTTCGGCCACGTCTTCCTCATCTGCGCCACCGGTGCGACCGGTGAGTTCATGCGGGACGCGGTCAAGGTCCGGATCGAGAACTCGCCGGAGCAGGAGCGAGAGATCGCTCGCGGCGAGCTCGTGAAGATCAACCGGATCCGTCTGACCCGCCTCGTCGAACTCGAAGAAGGAGCGTGA
- a CDS encoding nucleobase:cation symporter-2 family protein: MARAPRFRKDAVAVPEEKHPVDETLPPLKMFTSGLQHVAAMYAGVVAPPMIVGPAVGLSATETAFLMGASLFTAGLATLLQTLGFWKIGAKLPFVNGVSFAGVTPMIAIGKGEGDNAIPIIFGAIIVAGLVGFLAAPYFGKLVRFFPPVVTGTVITLIGVSLLPVAFNWSQGGNSTAADYGSMKNIGMAALTLAIVLVMRKFLRGFLQQISILLGLVAGTLIAIPLGMTGFDAVKNASVVGFPTPFHFGAPQFQVAAIVSMCIVMLVCMTESTADILALGKIVGRPADAKTIEGGLRADTLGSALSPLFNGFMCSAFAQNIGLVAMTKVRSRFVVAAGGGILILLGLCPMAASVIGVVPLPVLGGAGVVLFGSVAASGIQTLAGAAMEKGENALIVAASVGIGLIPIAAPDFYHAFPKDLLVVLDSGISTGCVVAILLNLAFNHLGTKRNAAQAPAEPAFVH, translated from the coding sequence GTGGCCAGAGCGCCCAGGTTTCGCAAAGATGCAGTCGCAGTACCGGAGGAGAAGCACCCGGTCGACGAGACCTTGCCTCCGCTGAAGATGTTCACCAGCGGCCTCCAGCACGTCGCCGCCATGTACGCGGGTGTCGTGGCCCCGCCCATGATCGTCGGCCCGGCGGTCGGCCTCTCCGCCACCGAGACCGCCTTCCTGATGGGCGCCTCGCTCTTCACCGCAGGGCTCGCCACCCTCCTCCAGACCCTCGGCTTCTGGAAGATCGGCGCCAAACTCCCCTTCGTCAACGGCGTCTCCTTCGCCGGTGTGACCCCGATGATCGCCATCGGCAAGGGGGAGGGGGACAATGCCATCCCGATCATCTTCGGCGCGATCATCGTCGCCGGACTCGTCGGCTTCCTCGCCGCCCCCTACTTCGGGAAGCTCGTCCGCTTCTTCCCGCCCGTCGTCACCGGCACCGTCATCACCCTGATCGGCGTCTCACTGCTCCCGGTGGCCTTCAACTGGTCGCAGGGCGGGAACAGTACCGCCGCCGACTACGGCTCGATGAAGAACATCGGCATGGCCGCCCTCACGCTGGCGATCGTCCTGGTGATGCGCAAGTTCCTGCGCGGCTTCCTCCAGCAGATATCCATCCTGCTCGGCCTGGTCGCGGGCACCCTGATCGCCATCCCGCTGGGGATGACCGGCTTCGACGCCGTCAAGAACGCCTCGGTGGTCGGCTTCCCGACCCCCTTCCACTTCGGCGCCCCGCAGTTCCAGGTCGCCGCCATCGTCTCGATGTGCATCGTCATGCTGGTCTGCATGACCGAGTCCACCGCCGACATCCTGGCCCTCGGCAAGATCGTCGGCCGGCCGGCGGACGCGAAGACCATCGAGGGCGGCCTGCGCGCGGACACCCTCGGCAGCGCGCTCAGCCCGCTGTTCAACGGCTTCATGTGCAGCGCCTTCGCCCAGAACATCGGACTCGTCGCGATGACCAAGGTGCGCAGCCGCTTCGTGGTCGCCGCCGGCGGAGGCATCCTGATCCTGCTGGGGCTGTGCCCGATGGCGGCCTCCGTGATCGGGGTCGTCCCGCTGCCCGTCCTCGGCGGCGCCGGCGTCGTCCTCTTCGGCTCGGTCGCGGCCAGCGGCATCCAGACCCTGGCGGGCGCGGCCATGGAGAAGGGCGAGAACGCCCTGATCGTCGCCGCCTCGGTGGGCATCGGCCTGATCCCGATCGCGGCCCCGGACTTCTACCACGCCTTCCCGAAGGACCTGCTGGTCGTCCTCGACTCCGGCATCAGCACCGGCTGCGTGGTGGCGATCCTGCTCAACCTGGCCTTCAACCACCTCGGAACCAAGAGGAACGCGGCGCAGGCCCCGGCGGAACCGGCCTTCGTCCACTGA
- the pucL gene encoding factor-independent urate hydroxylase, whose translation MATILGQNQYGKAENRVVKITRDGDTHHIKDLNVSVALSGDMDDVHYSGSNANVLPTDTTKNTVYAFAKEYGIESAEQFGIHLARWFVNSQEPIQKARIRIEEYSWSRIATSDANSKFIGSDEVNHSFVRNGGETRVTQITYDGKNWEVISGLKDLVVMNSTNSEFWGYVKDKYTTLKEAYDRILATQVSARWRFSWSDDDQRMPNWEKSYAETRKHMLQAFAETYSLSLQQTLYQMGSRIINHRSEIDEVRFSLPNKHHFLVDLEPFGLKNDNEVYFAADRPYGLIEATVLRDGVDARIPVDMTNL comes from the coding sequence ATGGCCACCATTCTGGGCCAGAACCAGTACGGCAAAGCAGAGAACCGCGTAGTCAAGATCACGCGGGACGGCGACACCCACCACATCAAGGACCTGAACGTCTCGGTCGCCCTCTCCGGCGACATGGACGACGTCCACTACTCCGGCTCGAACGCCAACGTCCTGCCGACGGACACCACCAAGAACACGGTGTACGCGTTCGCCAAGGAGTACGGCATCGAGTCCGCCGAGCAGTTCGGCATCCACCTCGCGCGCTGGTTCGTCAACAGCCAGGAGCCGATCCAGAAGGCGCGCATCCGGATCGAGGAGTACTCCTGGTCCCGGATCGCCACCTCGGACGCCAACTCCAAGTTCATCGGCTCCGACGAGGTGAACCACTCGTTCGTCCGCAACGGCGGCGAGACCCGGGTCACCCAGATCACGTACGACGGCAAGAACTGGGAGGTCATCTCCGGCCTCAAGGACCTCGTCGTCATGAACTCCACGAACTCCGAGTTCTGGGGTTACGTGAAGGACAAGTACACGACCCTGAAGGAAGCGTACGACCGCATCCTCGCCACCCAGGTGTCGGCCCGTTGGCGCTTCAGCTGGTCGGACGACGACCAGCGGATGCCCAACTGGGAGAAGTCCTACGCCGAGACCCGGAAGCACATGCTCCAGGCCTTCGCGGAGACCTACTCCCTCTCGCTCCAGCAGACCCTGTACCAGATGGGTTCGCGCATCATCAACCACCGTTCGGAGATCGACGAGGTCCGCTTCTCGCTCCCGAACAAGCACCACTTCCTCGTCGACCTCGAGCCCTTCGGTCTCAAGAACGACAACGAGGTCTACTTCGCCGCGGACCGCCCGTACGGTCTGATCGAGGCGACGGTCCTCCGCGACGGCGTTGACGCCCGTATCCCCGTGGACATGACCAACCTCTAA
- a CDS encoding 8-oxoguanine deaminase: protein MAASADLGSAVERIVIENCAIATVDANDTEYASGHIVIAGNRIESIGAGKAPENLDNVVRRIDGTGHLVTPGLVNTHHHFYQWITRGLATDHNLFNWLVALYPTWARIDEQMTYTAAQGSLAAMARGGVTTAMDHHYVYPKGSGDLSGSIIRAASEMGVRFTLARGSMDRSEKDGGLPPDHAVETLEGALADTEATVKKYHDASFDAMTQVAVAPCSPFSVSTELLKQGAELARRLGVRMHTHGSETVEEEKFCHELFGMGPTDYFESTGWLGEDVWMAHSVHMNDSDIAAFARTKTGVAHCPSSNARLAAGIARVPDMLAAGVPVGLGVDGTASNESGELHTELRNALLINRLNPVHRERALNARQALRLGTYGGAQVLGRADNIGSLEAGKCADLVLWNISTFLHSSIADPVTALVFGAAAPVTASFVNGKQIVENNRLLFADEDAIAVSTREEAQRLARISAQA from the coding sequence ATGGCAGCATCGGCAGACCTTGGCAGCGCCGTAGAGCGCATCGTCATCGAGAACTGTGCGATTGCGACCGTCGACGCGAACGACACCGAGTACGCCTCGGGTCACATCGTCATCGCCGGCAACAGGATCGAGTCCATCGGCGCGGGCAAGGCCCCCGAGAACCTCGACAACGTCGTCCGCCGCATCGACGGCACCGGGCACCTCGTGACTCCCGGCCTGGTCAACACGCACCACCACTTCTACCAGTGGATCACGCGTGGCCTGGCCACCGACCACAACCTCTTCAACTGGCTCGTCGCGCTGTACCCGACGTGGGCGCGCATCGACGAGCAGATGACGTACACGGCCGCGCAGGGCTCCCTCGCCGCGATGGCCCGTGGCGGTGTCACCACCGCGATGGACCACCACTACGTGTACCCCAAGGGTTCCGGCGACCTCTCCGGCTCGATCATCCGTGCCGCCTCCGAGATGGGCGTCCGCTTCACCCTCGCCCGCGGTTCCATGGACCGCAGCGAGAAGGACGGCGGCCTGCCGCCGGACCACGCGGTCGAGACCCTCGAGGGTGCGCTCGCCGACACCGAGGCGACCGTGAAGAAGTACCACGACGCCTCCTTCGACGCGATGACCCAGGTCGCCGTCGCCCCGTGCTCCCCCTTCTCGGTCTCCACCGAGCTGCTGAAGCAGGGCGCCGAGCTGGCCCGCCGCCTGGGTGTGCGCATGCACACGCACGGCAGCGAGACCGTCGAGGAAGAGAAGTTCTGCCACGAGCTCTTCGGCATGGGCCCGACCGACTACTTCGAGTCGACCGGCTGGCTCGGCGAGGACGTGTGGATGGCGCACAGCGTCCACATGAACGACTCGGACATCGCCGCGTTCGCCCGCACCAAGACCGGTGTCGCGCACTGCCCGTCCTCCAACGCCCGTCTGGCCGCCGGCATCGCCCGCGTCCCGGACATGCTGGCCGCCGGCGTCCCGGTCGGCCTCGGCGTGGACGGCACCGCCTCCAACGAGTCCGGTGAGCTGCACACCGAGCTGCGCAACGCGCTGCTGATCAACCGTCTGAACCCGGTCCACCGCGAGCGCGCCCTGAACGCGCGCCAGGCCCTGCGCCTCGGCACCTACGGCGGCGCCCAGGTCCTCGGCCGCGCCGACAACATCGGCTCGCTCGAGGCCGGCAAGTGCGCCGACCTGGTGCTGTGGAACATCAGCACCTTCCTGCACTCCTCGATCGCCGACCCGGTCACCGCCCTGGTCTTCGGCGCGGCGGCCCCGGTGACGGCCTCGTTCGTCAACGGCAAGCAGATCGTCGAGAACAACCGGCTGCTCTTCGCCGACGAGGACGCGATCGCCGTGTCCACGCGGGAAGAGGCCCAGCGCCTGGCGCGGATCTCCGCCCAGGCCTGA
- a CDS encoding 2-hydroxy-3-oxopropionate reductase codes for MSNPAALPSIAWIGLGIMGSPMSENLLKAGYSVTGFTLEQDKLERLAAAGGTSAGSIAEAVKDADVIITMVPASPQVEAINYGPAGILENAKSGALIIDMSSITPQTSVDLAKNAAEKGIRVIDAPVSGGEAGAIEAVLSIMVGGEQADFDEALPILETLGKVIVLCGPHGSGQTVKAANQLIVAVNIQACAEAVVFLEKSGVNLEAALDVLNGGLAGSTVLTRKKANFLNRDFKPGFRIDLHHKDMGIVTDAARNVGAALPVGAVVAQLVASLRAQGDGGLDHSALLRAVERLSGSQV; via the coding sequence ATGAGCAACCCCGCTGCGCTCCCGTCGATTGCCTGGATCGGGCTCGGAATCATGGGCTCCCCCATGTCCGAGAACCTGCTGAAGGCCGGCTACTCGGTCACCGGCTTCACCCTGGAGCAGGACAAGCTGGAGCGCCTGGCCGCCGCCGGCGGTACCTCGGCCGGCTCGATCGCCGAGGCCGTCAAGGACGCCGACGTCATCATCACGATGGTGCCCGCCTCCCCGCAGGTCGAGGCCATCAACTACGGCCCCGCCGGCATCCTGGAGAACGCCAAGTCGGGCGCGCTGATCATCGACATGTCGTCGATCACCCCGCAGACCTCGGTCGACCTCGCGAAGAACGCCGCCGAGAAGGGCATCCGCGTCATCGACGCCCCGGTGTCCGGCGGCGAGGCCGGCGCCATCGAGGCCGTCCTGTCGATCATGGTGGGTGGCGAGCAGGCCGACTTCGACGAGGCCCTGCCGATCCTCGAGACCCTCGGCAAGGTCATCGTCCTGTGCGGTCCGCACGGCTCCGGCCAGACGGTGAAGGCCGCCAACCAGCTCATCGTCGCGGTGAACATCCAGGCGTGCGCCGAGGCCGTCGTCTTCCTCGAGAAGTCGGGCGTGAACCTCGAGGCCGCTCTGGACGTCCTCAACGGCGGTCTGGCCGGCTCCACGGTCCTGACCCGCAAGAAGGCCAACTTCCTGAACCGCGACTTCAAGCCCGGTTTCCGGATCGACCTGCACCACAAGGACATGGGCATCGTCACCGACGCCGCCCGCAACGTCGGTGCCGCCCTGCCCGTCGGCGCGGTCGTCGCCCAGCTGGTCGCCTCGCTGCGCGCCCAGGGTGACGGTGGCCTGGACCACTCCGCGCTGCTCCGCGCGGTCGAGCGCCTCTCCGGCTCTCAGGTCTGA
- a CDS encoding TIM barrel protein produces the protein MGYSDQRFDVNLSILFTELPLLERPAAAAAAGFTAVELWWPWIETPTPAQDELDALKKALEDAGTQLVGLNFYAGQLPGPDRGAVSVPGEESDRFRANINVAADFAASVGCKALNALYGNRVEGVDPAVQDELALENLVVAAQAADRVGAILLIETLNKPESPLYPLVSAPAGIEVVDKVNEATGLGNAKFLLDLYHLAMNDEDLSEVIEKYAAKTGHVQIADKPGRGAPGTGELPLEALLDQLKKAGYEGWVGLEYKAADAAASFAWLPAEARAAK, from the coding sequence ATGGGATACTCGGACCAGCGCTTCGATGTGAACCTCTCGATCCTCTTCACGGAACTCCCGCTTCTGGAGCGTCCCGCGGCTGCCGCCGCGGCGGGCTTCACGGCGGTCGAGCTGTGGTGGCCCTGGATCGAAACCCCCACCCCCGCTCAGGATGAGCTCGACGCCCTCAAGAAGGCTCTTGAGGACGCCGGCACTCAGCTGGTGGGCCTGAACTTCTACGCCGGCCAGCTGCCGGGCCCGGACCGCGGTGCGGTGTCGGTTCCCGGTGAGGAGTCGGACCGCTTCCGCGCCAACATCAACGTGGCCGCGGACTTCGCGGCCTCGGTCGGCTGCAAGGCGCTCAACGCCCTGTACGGCAACCGCGTCGAAGGCGTGGACCCGGCCGTCCAGGACGAGCTGGCCCTGGAGAACCTGGTCGTCGCGGCCCAGGCCGCGGACCGGGTGGGTGCGATCCTCCTGATCGAGACCCTCAACAAGCCCGAGTCGCCGCTCTACCCCCTGGTGAGCGCCCCGGCCGGCATCGAGGTAGTGGACAAGGTCAACGAGGCCACCGGCCTCGGGAACGCCAAGTTCCTGCTCGACCTGTACCACCTGGCGATGAACGATGAGGACCTCTCCGAGGTCATCGAAAAGTACGCCGCCAAGACCGGCCACGTCCAGATCGCGGACAAGCCGGGACGCGGTGCCCCCGGCACCGGCGAGCTGCCTCTCGAGGCGCTCCTGGACCAGCTGAAGAAGGCCGGATACGAGGGCTGGGTCGGCCTCGAGTACAAGGCGGCCGACGCCGCCGCGTCCTTCGCATGGCTGCCTGCCGAGGCCCGCGCCGCCAAGTAG
- the uraH gene encoding hydroxyisourate hydrolase produces MSTETTASVSTHILDTSIGRPAEGVAISLSARAGLDGEWAALGGSATDADGRCKDLPALPEGTTHVRLDFETETYFTRQINTVKQAAEAQQDAPRVRDSGAFFPEVTITFAVNPGEHYHVPLLLNPFGYSVYRGS; encoded by the coding sequence ATGAGCACCGAGACCACCGCGTCGGTGTCCACGCACATCCTGGACACCAGCATCGGCCGCCCCGCCGAGGGCGTCGCCATCTCCCTGTCGGCCCGCGCGGGCCTCGACGGCGAGTGGGCGGCCCTGGGCGGCAGCGCCACCGACGCCGACGGGCGCTGCAAGGACCTGCCGGCGCTGCCGGAGGGCACCACACACGTGCGTCTCGACTTCGAGACCGAGACGTACTTCACGCGTCAAATCAACACAGTGAAGCAAGCCGCCGAGGCACAGCAGGACGCCCCCCGCGTAAGGGACAGCGGTGCGTTCTTCCCCGAGGTCACCATCACCTTCGCGGTGAACCCGGGCGAGCACTACCACGTACCGCTGCTGCTCAACCCGTTCGGCTACTCCGTTTACCGAGGGAGCTAG
- a CDS encoding helix-turn-helix domain-containing protein: protein MTEPRDHPFVTAVKPLVDAMGGELMDPALAQPDDVVLTWEGQDLLAVRLPQLSDSLDHILAALERRHGMPLAQLDRKSKQDVVRILEARGAFSVRHGVETVAGALGVSRFTVYNYLNREAGASTKPNKPAKQDSQE from the coding sequence ATGACCGAGCCCCGCGACCACCCCTTCGTCACCGCGGTCAAGCCGCTGGTCGACGCGATGGGTGGCGAGCTGATGGATCCCGCCCTGGCGCAGCCCGACGACGTCGTGCTCACCTGGGAGGGTCAGGACCTGCTGGCCGTACGCCTGCCCCAGCTCTCCGACTCCCTGGACCACATCCTGGCGGCGCTGGAGCGCCGACACGGCATGCCCCTGGCCCAGCTCGACCGGAAATCCAAGCAGGACGTGGTACGCATACTGGAGGCGCGGGGCGCTTTCTCCGTACGGCACGGCGTGGAAACGGTCGCGGGGGCCCTGGGCGTGAGCCGCTTCACCGTTTACAACTACCTGAACCGAGAGGCCGGCGCTTCGACCAAGCCGAACAAGCCGGCCAAGCAGGACAGCCAAGAGTGA
- a CDS encoding saccharopine dehydrogenase: MSESPQLWMRSETRPTERRAPLTPDDAGRLVRQGVRITVEDSGHRVFPLDAYEAAGCLTAPAGSWARTAPGSAYVLGLKELPPMPERLHHRHVYFGHAYKGQAQAPELLRRFAAGGGTLLDLEYLADAQGRRVAAFGYWAGYAGAALAALHARGALTAPLVPLPRPELDARLRAQAPDGLRALVIGAGGRSGRGACDALTTAGIPVTRWDRTATRSLDRAALLGHDILVNAVLTTRPLPPFLTPADLAPAGRGGVPRRLSVIADITCDTGSELHLLPVYDRLTDWTAPARRLRGGSPPLDVIAIDNLPSLLPAEAARAFSADLLPKLLALHSPSPDPDWLRCRAAFTTALETLPDPHRAA; this comes from the coding sequence ATGTCCGAATCCCCGCAGCTGTGGATGCGCAGCGAGACCCGGCCCACCGAACGGCGCGCACCGCTGACCCCCGACGACGCCGGGCGGCTCGTCCGGCAGGGCGTACGGATCACCGTGGAGGACTCCGGCCACCGGGTCTTCCCGCTCGACGCGTACGAGGCCGCGGGCTGCCTCACCGCGCCGGCCGGGTCCTGGGCGCGGACCGCGCCCGGATCGGCGTACGTCCTCGGCCTGAAGGAACTCCCGCCGATGCCCGAGCGTTTGCACCACCGGCACGTCTACTTCGGGCACGCCTACAAGGGCCAGGCGCAGGCCCCCGAGCTGCTGCGGCGGTTCGCGGCGGGCGGCGGGACCCTGCTCGACCTGGAGTACCTCGCCGACGCGCAGGGCCGCAGGGTGGCAGCCTTCGGCTACTGGGCGGGGTACGCGGGCGCGGCCCTGGCCGCGCTGCACGCCCGCGGCGCCCTGACGGCCCCGCTCGTCCCGCTGCCCCGGCCGGAACTGGACGCCCGCCTGCGCGCCCAGGCCCCCGACGGCTTACGGGCGCTGGTCATCGGCGCGGGCGGGCGCAGCGGACGCGGCGCCTGCGACGCCCTCACCACCGCCGGGATCCCGGTCACCCGCTGGGACCGCACCGCGACCCGCAGCCTGGACCGGGCCGCGCTGCTCGGCCACGACATCCTGGTCAACGCGGTGCTCACCACCCGCCCCCTGCCGCCCTTCCTGACCCCGGCCGACCTGGCCCCGGCCGGTCGAGGCGGCGTCCCCCGAAGGCTCTCGGTGATCGCCGACATCACCTGTGACACGGGATCCGAGCTGCACCTGCTCCCCGTCTACGACCGCCTCACCGACTGGACGGCCCCCGCCCGGCGCCTGCGCGGCGGAAGCCCGCCGCTGGACGTGATCGCCATCGACAACCTCCCGTCCCTCCTCCCGGCCGAGGCGGCCCGCGCCTTCTCGGCGGACCTCCTCCCCAAGCTCCTCGCGCTGCACTCCCCGTCCCCGGACCCGGACTGGCTGCGCTGCCGCGCGGCCTTCACCACGGCCCTGGAGACCCTCCCGGACCCCCACCGCGCGGCGTAG
- a CDS encoding Lrp/AsnC family transcriptional regulator — protein sequence MNSAISAIDDTDRALVHALQLAPRASWERLAQVLGARPETLARRWERLTGAGEAWITGLGLRTGTQAPCMAWVEVMCAAGTPPTVGAALTADPHTMGVEHTTGGRDLLTFVAVPDLHTLYRYLSFRVQRIPGVVGTRSSIVTAVHAAPDRWRLDQLTPAQTDQLTGRNRRNGASAAQSPRPVAAMAQEDRPLTLALASDARRSVASLARESGMSESTVRRRLGRLEAGQSLRYSCALASGLTGWPVSATVWAEVPEHEVADCAAVAAGLRETRTCMSVSGPWNFMIGARLRTIEELSRYTADLTRRLPNMRVTDTMVALHVRKSEAQELDQAGRRIRTVRPDIWTDAAPGSRDETPPHGTVLPPRGGA from the coding sequence ATGAACTCGGCCATTTCCGCCATCGACGACACCGACCGGGCGCTCGTGCACGCACTCCAGCTCGCTCCGCGCGCCAGCTGGGAGCGCCTGGCGCAGGTGCTCGGGGCGCGTCCCGAGACCCTCGCCCGCCGCTGGGAGCGGCTGACCGGCGCCGGGGAGGCCTGGATCACGGGTCTCGGGCTGCGTACGGGCACCCAGGCGCCCTGTATGGCGTGGGTCGAGGTGATGTGCGCCGCGGGCACCCCGCCGACCGTGGGCGCGGCCCTGACCGCCGATCCGCACACCATGGGCGTCGAGCACACCACCGGCGGGCGCGACCTGCTGACCTTCGTCGCCGTGCCGGATCTGCACACGCTCTACCGGTACCTGTCCTTCCGGGTGCAGCGGATCCCGGGCGTGGTCGGTACCCGCTCCTCGATCGTCACGGCGGTGCACGCCGCCCCCGACCGCTGGCGCCTGGACCAGCTGACGCCCGCGCAGACCGACCAGCTGACCGGGCGCAACCGCCGCAACGGCGCCTCGGCCGCGCAGTCGCCCCGGCCGGTCGCGGCGATGGCGCAGGAGGACCGGCCGCTGACCCTGGCGCTGGCCTCGGACGCGCGGCGCAGCGTGGCCTCGCTGGCCCGGGAGTCGGGGATGAGCGAGTCGACCGTACGGCGCCGCCTGGGCCGGCTGGAGGCGGGCCAGAGCCTGCGCTACAGCTGCGCGCTGGCCTCGGGGCTGACCGGCTGGCCGGTGTCGGCGACGGTGTGGGCGGAGGTGCCCGAGCACGAGGTGGCCGACTGCGCGGCGGTGGCCGCGGGGCTGCGCGAGACCCGGACCTGCATGTCCGTCAGCGGCCCCTGGAACTTCATGATCGGTGCCCGGCTGCGCACCATCGAGGAACTGTCCCGGTACACCGCCGACCTGACGCGCAGACTGCCGAACATGCGCGTCACCGACACCATGGTGGCCCTGCACGTCCGCAAGTCGGAGGCGCAGGAACTGGACCAGGCGGGGCGGCGGATACGGACGGTCCGGCCGGACATCTGGACGGACGCGGCGCCGGGGTCCCGGGACGAGACCCCGCCGCACGGGACGGTCCTGCCGCCGCGCGGGGGCGCGTGA
- a CDS encoding GDSL-type esterase/lipase family protein — protein MPPAPAVPPLSKPRTEVVGDFGVADRRSSAVNGFRKAGKDRAARSRVRRLAGAGMALPLAVSALLVGGAGPSAASPGTGPTAVVSMGDSYISGEAGRWKGNSLTNSGNRNGTDRAWVSGSSYDPAKVYAATAGGCHRSDSAEVLSAGAIAETAVNLACSGATSQNVFRASNGGVAFKGEAPQADQLAAVAASRNVKVIALSVGGNDLGFADIIKDCALDFVLWNSYCYDDQQAGVDQKIDAVMADVGKSVDEIRAVMRQAGYTDSSYRIVLQSYPSPIPRGAENRYTQSDWSRLNTGGCPFWNRDSDWARDSLVPQIANRIKGVAAAKGVQFLDLRDMLQGREVCAKASKQVSSTVPASAKTSEWARWIDNNESQGLIQESMHPNYFGQLALGRCLALAVAQPADSGSTCKNTAGSDQTGMYLTPTS, from the coding sequence ATGCCACCGGCGCCGGCGGTACCCCCACTTTCCAAGCCACGCACCGAAGTTGTTGGCGACTTCGGCGTGGCCGACCGCAGGAGTTCCGCAGTGAACGGATTCCGAAAGGCCGGCAAGGACCGGGCCGCCCGCAGTCGTGTGCGACGACTGGCCGGCGCCGGTATGGCGCTGCCGCTCGCCGTCAGCGCGCTGCTCGTCGGCGGGGCCGGGCCGTCGGCGGCCAGCCCCGGGACGGGGCCCACCGCCGTCGTGTCCATGGGCGACAGCTACATCTCCGGCGAGGCCGGACGCTGGAAGGGCAACAGCCTGACCAACAGCGGGAACAGGAACGGCACCGACCGGGCGTGGGTCAGTGGCAGTTCCTACGATCCCGCCAAGGTCTACGCCGCCACCGCGGGCGGCTGCCACCGCTCGGACTCGGCCGAGGTGCTGAGCGCCGGCGCCATCGCCGAGACGGCCGTCAACCTGGCCTGTTCCGGGGCGACTTCGCAGAACGTCTTCCGCGCCTCCAACGGCGGCGTGGCCTTCAAGGGCGAAGCACCGCAGGCCGACCAGCTCGCGGCGGTGGCCGCGAGCCGCAACGTGAAGGTCATCGCGCTGTCCGTCGGCGGGAACGACCTCGGCTTCGCCGACATCATCAAGGACTGCGCGCTCGACTTCGTGCTCTGGAACTCCTACTGCTACGACGACCAGCAGGCGGGGGTCGACCAGAAGATCGACGCGGTGATGGCCGACGTCGGGAAGTCGGTCGACGAGATCCGGGCCGTGATGCGCCAGGCCGGCTACACCGACTCCTCGTACCGGATCGTGCTGCAGTCGTACCCGTCGCCGATCCCGCGGGGCGCCGAGAACCGGTACACCCAGAGCGACTGGAGCCGGCTGAACACCGGCGGCTGCCCCTTCTGGAACCGGGACTCGGACTGGGCCCGGGACTCGCTGGTGCCGCAGATCGCGAACCGCATCAAGGGGGTCGCCGCGGCCAAGGGCGTGCAGTTCCTGGACCTGCGCGACATGCTCCAGGGGCGCGAGGTGTGCGCGAAGGCCAGCAAGCAGGTCAGCTCCACCGTCCCCGCCTCCGCGAAGACGAGCGAATGGGCGCGCTGGATCGACAACAACGAGTCGCAGGGCCTGATCCAGGAGTCCATGCACCCGAACTACTTCGGGCAGCTGGCCCTCGGGCGCTGCCTGGCCCTGGCCGTGGCCCAGCCCGCGGACTCCGGCTCCACCTGCAAGAACACCGCCGGCTCCGACCAGACCGGCATGTACCTGACGCCCACCTCGTAG
- a CDS encoding thiamine-binding protein, with product MRLRVEFTTEPFDLEEAPAHAVAAREVIQKAQLDAVDVGPFGNTAEGESDRVLTAVAALLRDSLEAGATRVSLQVNVIGEGTE from the coding sequence GTGCGATTGAGAGTTGAGTTCACGACCGAGCCCTTCGACCTCGAAGAGGCCCCCGCCCACGCCGTGGCCGCCCGCGAGGTCATCCAGAAGGCGCAGCTGGACGCGGTGGACGTCGGCCCGTTCGGCAACACCGCCGAGGGCGAGTCGGACCGGGTGCTGACCGCCGTGGCCGCGCTGCTGCGCGACTCGCTGGAGGCCGGGGCGACGCGTGTCTCGCTCCAGGTCAATGTGATCGGGGAGGGCACCGAATGA